Proteins from one Escherichia coli genomic window:
- a CDS encoding tetratricopeptide repeat protein — MQLPFFISLVLLLSANAHAEITDEQINTDCAKITMYASQGQALYKAKNYPAARKYFEQQAAWSEDCKANDEKAIATAYNNVALTWMRENQWRKARAWLMLLPQDSKSIYNLQLIKDNLADLPSDFSTTNEYWSYAGKATWNTFIFKPARLTGKMQVDFQGYYFGMMGIYSGPNIGEFSESVTLNNGTGVIALRDDADNMIHCNIALKLTTETLEVSTNTPNDCGFGANVSADGPYLRVD; from the coding sequence ATGCAATTACCCTTTTTCATATCTTTAGTTTTGCTATTGTCGGCTAATGCACATGCTGAGATAACTGACGAGCAAATTAACACTGATTGCGCGAAAATCACCATGTATGCAAGCCAGGGGCAGGCATTGTATAAAGCGAAAAACTACCCTGCGGCACGCAAATACTTCGAACAGCAAGCCGCATGGAGTGAAGACTGTAAAGCTAATGATGAGAAAGCGATCGCCACGGCTTATAACAATGTCGCACTGACCTGGATGCGTGAGAATCAATGGCGCAAAGCCCGTGCCTGGCTCATGCTTCTACCGCAAGATTCCAAATCCATCTACAATTTGCAACTTATCAAAGATAATCTCGCAGATTTGCCCTCTGATTTTTCAACAACCAATGAATACTGGAGCTACGCGGGCAAAGCGACATGGAATACGTTCATCTTTAAACCCGCGCGGTTAACAGGCAAGATGCAGGTAGATTTTCAGGGTTATTACTTTGGTATGATGGGCATTTACAGTGGGCCAAATATCGGTGAGTTTTCTGAATCTGTAACGCTGAACAATGGCACAGGCGTAATTGCATTGCGTGATGATGCAGACAATATGATTCACTGCAATATTGCTCTCAAACTTACTACCGAAACGCTTGAAGTAAGCACCAATACGCCGAACGACTGCGGCTTCGGGGCCAACGTTAGTGCAGACGGCCCTTACCTTCGTGTCGATTGA
- the yegP gene encoding YegP family protein, whose translation MAGWFELSKNSDNQFRFVLKAGNGETILTSELYTSKASAEKGIASVRSNSPQEERYEKKTASNGKFYFNLKAANHQIIGSSQMYATAQSRETGIASVKANGTSQTVKDNT comes from the coding sequence ATGGCTGGTTGGTTTGAACTCAGTAAGAACAGTGATAATCAATTCCGGTTTGTGCTAAAAGCGGGCAATGGGGAGACTATCCTCACCAGCGAGCTGTATACCTCAAAAGCCTCTGCGGAAAAGGGCATCGCGTCAGTGCGTAGCAACAGCCCACAAGAAGAACGCTATGAGAAAAAAACAGCAAGTAACGGCAAATTCTATTTCAATCTGAAAGCCGCCAATCATCAAATTATCGGCTCCAGCCAGATGTACGCCACCGCGCAATCTCGTGAAACCGGAATTGCCTCCGTTAAAGCCAATGGCACAAGCCAGACGGTGAAAGACAATACGTAA